A stretch of the Amycolatopsis sp. BJA-103 genome encodes the following:
- a CDS encoding cation diffusion facilitator family transporter: protein MGHGHGHGTASPSSASGRYLKSLTIALVIGAGFMVMEFIVGFATGSLALISDAAHMFTDVLGVGMALAAIMLARRSGPTLTRTFGFYRAEVLAALGNAILLFGVAGYVLVEAFGRISDPPVVPGLPVLLAAAAGLVANIVSFLILRKGAEESINVRGAYLEVLADLIGSVGVLLSGAITLLTGWRYADPIIGVAIGLFVLPRTYALARRALRILFQHAPKGVDVAGIQAELGGLKGVEDVHDLHVWTLTSGMEVASAHLTIAPTVEQAAVLTEAQNLLADRYSIEHATLQIEVPQCAQRCRELSW, encoded by the coding sequence ATGGGTCACGGGCACGGGCATGGGACGGCATCGCCGTCGAGCGCGTCAGGCCGCTACCTCAAGAGCCTGACGATCGCCCTGGTCATCGGCGCCGGCTTCATGGTCATGGAGTTCATCGTCGGGTTCGCCACGGGCTCGCTCGCGCTGATCTCCGACGCCGCGCACATGTTCACCGACGTCCTCGGAGTCGGCATGGCGCTGGCGGCGATCATGCTCGCCCGGCGCAGTGGCCCGACGCTCACCCGCACGTTCGGTTTCTACCGGGCCGAAGTGCTCGCGGCGCTGGGCAACGCCATCCTGTTGTTCGGCGTCGCGGGCTACGTCCTGGTCGAGGCCTTCGGCCGGATCAGCGACCCGCCCGTCGTCCCCGGCCTGCCGGTGCTGCTGGCCGCGGCCGCGGGCCTGGTCGCGAACATCGTCTCGTTCTTGATCCTGCGCAAGGGCGCAGAGGAGAGCATCAACGTCCGGGGCGCGTACCTCGAAGTCCTCGCCGACCTCATCGGCTCCGTCGGGGTGCTGCTGAGCGGCGCGATCACGCTGCTGACCGGCTGGCGCTACGCCGACCCGATCATCGGTGTCGCGATCGGCCTGTTCGTCCTGCCCCGCACCTACGCCCTCGCCCGCCGCGCGCTGCGGATCCTGTTCCAGCACGCGCCGAAGGGGGTCGACGTCGCCGGGATCCAGGCCGAACTCGGTGGGCTGAAGGGCGTCGAGGACGTCCACGACCTGCACGTCTGGACGCTGACTTCGGGGATGGAGGTCGCTTCGGCGCACCTCACCATCGCGCCGACCGTCGAGCAGGCCGCGGTCCTGACCGAGGCCCAGAACCTCCTGGCCGACCGCTACTCGATCGAGCACGCGACGCTGCAGATAGAAGTGCCCCAGTGCGCGCAACGGTGCCGGGAACTCTCCTGGTAA
- a CDS encoding epoxide hydrolase family protein, which produces MIEPFEVGIPESAIADLRTRLRATRWPEPATVDDWSQGVPLEFARELCRYWAEDYDFGLAGRVNAFPGFKTDVDGLGIHFLHVRSPEPDATPLVLTHGWPGSVVEFLDVLGPLADPAAHGGDPADAFHVVAPSLPGFGWSDKPSGTGWNVERIARAWDELMGELGYERYAAQGGDWGAGVTNMLAKVAPERLIGVHVNMAGVPYDEARLGEPTAEEKAAIGDLIRFQKVESAYSQQQATRPQTVGYGLTDSPVAQAAWIAEKFREWTDNDGSPETALSWRQMLDAISVYWFTGTAASSARIYWESKERDLSAIEVPSGISIFPREIIRPSRRWAELRYTDLRWYEVLPKGGHFAAFEQPEAFVGQLRGFFRSLR; this is translated from the coding sequence GTGATCGAACCGTTCGAGGTGGGGATCCCCGAATCCGCCATCGCCGATCTGCGGACCAGGCTGCGCGCCACGCGCTGGCCCGAGCCGGCCACTGTGGACGACTGGAGCCAGGGTGTCCCGCTGGAGTTCGCGCGGGAGCTGTGCCGCTACTGGGCGGAGGACTACGACTTCGGCCTGGCCGGCCGCGTCAACGCCTTCCCGGGTTTCAAAACCGACGTGGACGGTCTCGGTATCCACTTCCTGCACGTCCGGTCGCCGGAGCCGGACGCGACGCCGCTCGTGCTCACGCACGGCTGGCCGGGCTCGGTGGTCGAGTTCCTGGACGTGCTCGGCCCGCTGGCCGACCCCGCCGCGCACGGGGGCGACCCCGCGGACGCGTTCCACGTCGTGGCGCCGTCGCTGCCCGGGTTCGGCTGGAGTGACAAGCCGTCCGGGACGGGCTGGAACGTCGAGCGCATCGCGCGGGCGTGGGACGAGCTGATGGGCGAGCTCGGCTACGAGCGCTATGCCGCGCAGGGCGGCGACTGGGGTGCCGGGGTCACGAACATGCTCGCCAAGGTCGCGCCGGAGCGGTTGATCGGCGTCCACGTCAACATGGCGGGCGTCCCGTACGACGAGGCCAGGCTGGGTGAACCGACGGCCGAGGAGAAGGCCGCGATCGGTGACCTGATCCGGTTCCAGAAGGTCGAGTCCGCGTACTCGCAGCAGCAGGCCACGCGCCCGCAGACGGTCGGCTACGGGCTCACCGACTCGCCGGTGGCGCAGGCGGCCTGGATCGCCGAGAAGTTCCGGGAGTGGACCGACAACGACGGTTCGCCGGAGACCGCGCTGTCCTGGCGGCAGATGCTCGACGCGATCTCCGTCTACTGGTTCACCGGGACGGCCGCTTCGTCGGCGCGGATCTACTGGGAGAGCAAGGAGCGGGACCTCTCGGCGATTGAGGTTCCTTCGGGTATCTCGATCTTCCCGCGCGAGATCATCCGCCCCTCGCGGCGCTGGGCGGAGCTGCGCTACACCGATCTTCGCTGGTACGAGGTGCTGCCCAAGGGCGGCCACTTCGCCGCGTTCGAGCAGCCCGAGGCCTTCGTCGGCCAGTTACGGGGGTTCTTCCGGTCGCTTCGGTAG
- a CDS encoding MarR family winged helix-turn-helix transcriptional regulator has product MSTAPARLRTKASWLVNQAATVAHRLALDEFARSGARRYHYGILAAIDENGPSSQATLSRATGIDRSDVVAVINELAGADYVERSPDPADGRRNLITLTGAGTRRLDHLEELVRETQDAFLAPLEPAEREQLTRLLARVVDHHHG; this is encoded by the coding sequence ATGAGCACCGCCCCCGCCCGGCTCCGCACCAAGGCCAGCTGGCTGGTCAACCAGGCCGCCACCGTGGCCCACCGGCTCGCCCTGGACGAGTTCGCCCGCAGCGGCGCCCGCCGGTACCACTACGGGATCCTCGCGGCCATCGACGAGAACGGCCCGTCGAGCCAAGCGACCCTGAGCCGCGCAACCGGAATCGACCGCAGCGACGTCGTCGCCGTCATCAACGAACTCGCCGGCGCGGACTACGTCGAACGCTCCCCCGACCCGGCCGACGGCAGGCGCAACCTGATCACCCTCACCGGCGCGGGCACGAGACGGCTCGACCACCTGGAAGAGCTGGTCAGAGAGACTCAGGACGCCTTCCTCGCACCACTGGAACCCGCCGAACGGGAACAGCTGACCCGGCTCCTGGCCCGCGTCGTGGACCACCACCACGGTTAA
- a CDS encoding ParB/RepB/Spo0J family partition protein, with product MARRESDWTAASDPALGDVVEVPLDALSAESSPRAAGVDLAYARILAETDNPLPPILVHRPTMRVIDGTHRLQAAKIKKATAITVQFFDGDEQAAFILAVKSNIAHGLPLSLADRKTAASRILGLRPQWSDRAIAAVTGLSHKTVGRLRRSTGEVPQSNAHVGRDGRVRALDPTQGRRRAHELLASNPSASIREIARSAGVSLATAHDVRHRHRHTETSSPATPREVGPARPPARPRSADPHPQTTADQAAVERLRSDPTIRYTEAGRTLVRLLDGHLNDRDEWDQVARNIPEHRLELISELAKTRAEDWRQFAALIQKRQR from the coding sequence GTGGCCAGGCGGGAAAGTGACTGGACAGCGGCCTCGGATCCAGCGCTCGGCGACGTCGTCGAAGTGCCGCTGGACGCGTTGTCGGCGGAAAGCTCACCACGGGCGGCGGGAGTGGATCTCGCCTACGCACGAATACTCGCGGAGACGGACAACCCGCTCCCCCCGATTCTCGTGCACCGTCCCACGATGCGGGTGATCGACGGAACGCATCGGTTGCAGGCGGCCAAGATCAAGAAGGCCACCGCGATCACCGTGCAGTTCTTCGACGGGGACGAGCAAGCCGCCTTCATTCTCGCCGTGAAGTCGAACATCGCACACGGATTGCCGCTTTCCCTCGCCGATCGCAAGACCGCCGCGAGCCGGATTCTCGGACTGCGCCCCCAGTGGTCCGACCGCGCCATCGCGGCGGTCACGGGCCTGTCCCACAAGACGGTCGGCCGGTTACGCCGTTCGACTGGGGAAGTTCCCCAGTCGAACGCCCACGTCGGCCGGGACGGACGCGTCCGCGCGCTGGATCCGACGCAGGGCCGCCGTCGCGCGCACGAGCTGCTCGCGAGCAACCCGTCCGCCTCCATCCGGGAAATCGCGCGCAGCGCGGGGGTTTCCCTCGCGACGGCGCACGACGTGCGGCATCGGCACCGCCACACCGAAACGTCCTCCCCCGCGACGCCGCGGGAAGTGGGCCCGGCACGGCCCCCGGCGAGACCACGCTCCGCCGACCCTCACCCCCAGACCACCGCCGATCAAGCGGCGGTGGAGCGGCTCCGGTCGGATCCCACCATTCGCTACACCGAGGCCGGGCGCACCCTGGTGCGCTTGCTGGACGGCCATCTCAACGACCGGGACGAGTGGGATCAGGTCGCCAGGAACATACCCGAACACCGGCTCGAATTGATCTCCGAGCTCGCCAAGACCCGCGCCGAAGACTGGCGCCAATTCGCGGCGCTGATTCAGAAACGCCAGCGCTGA
- a CDS encoding acyl carrier protein translates to MSAEEARSELRQQIFSLLSEVAGGVLENQTIEADTEFPETGMSSIEYLALIEKIETKLDVFIDLEENEDLTTVDKFCDYLLEQVPAG, encoded by the coding sequence ATGAGCGCAGAAGAGGCACGGTCGGAACTACGTCAGCAGATCTTTTCCCTGCTGTCCGAGGTCGCGGGCGGTGTTCTGGAAAACCAGACCATCGAGGCGGACACCGAGTTCCCCGAGACGGGTATGAGCTCCATCGAATACCTGGCGCTCATCGAGAAGATCGAGACGAAGCTCGACGTGTTCATCGACCTCGAAGAGAACGAGGATCTGACCACCGTGGACAAGTTCTGCGACTACCTGCTGGAGCAGGTGCCCGCCGGCTGA
- a CDS encoding LLM class flavin-dependent oxidoreductase has protein sequence MNSKAFGCFLPPFHDPSVSPHASLHRDIELSVLADDLGFDEIWLGEHHSSGWSTLSSPEMLMAALARETRRIRFATGVIPLPYHHPLHVAERIALLDHLTAGRAILGVGTGTYVHDMEMIGVDPATVRDHFRAALETVQALLNGETVNTTTPWFTVKKAVLQLQPLRGPGAIETVVASSLSPAGIELLTDTATTPTVHVAPPWGSIRPGMDPDPVGALIERIDSYRNKSAGGTRIRCNVFVHIADSPAEGVEELLEGFSALRRGLYRNTLGMPIPDSPVAHRKTLQNLVDTGGFIVGDTATCVSRIRDLLDRVGDPVSLNFFVPRWVSHKATLEQLTGLAHEVVPALAGGYAGTTESIRLTSEEAGRQLKSRTELVGNGGDK, from the coding sequence ATGAATTCCAAGGCGTTCGGCTGCTTCCTGCCGCCCTTTCACGACCCTTCGGTCAGCCCGCACGCGTCGCTGCACCGTGACATCGAACTGAGCGTATTGGCCGACGACCTGGGTTTCGACGAGATCTGGCTCGGCGAGCACCACTCCAGCGGCTGGAGCACGCTCAGCTCGCCGGAAATGCTGATGGCGGCACTGGCCAGGGAAACCCGCCGCATCCGCTTCGCCACCGGCGTGATCCCGCTGCCCTATCACCACCCCCTGCACGTCGCGGAACGGATCGCGCTGCTCGACCACCTCACCGCGGGCCGGGCGATCCTGGGCGTCGGGACCGGGACCTACGTGCACGACATGGAAATGATCGGGGTGGACCCGGCCACGGTCCGCGATCATTTCCGGGCGGCGCTGGAGACGGTTCAGGCGCTCCTGAACGGCGAGACGGTCAACACCACGACACCGTGGTTCACCGTCAAGAAGGCCGTCCTGCAGCTCCAGCCGTTGCGGGGCCCCGGAGCCATCGAGACCGTCGTCGCGTCTTCGCTGAGCCCCGCCGGCATCGAGCTCCTGACGGACACCGCCACGACCCCGACCGTCCACGTGGCACCGCCGTGGGGCTCCATCCGGCCGGGCATGGATCCGGATCCGGTCGGCGCGCTGATCGAGCGGATCGACTCCTACCGGAACAAGTCCGCGGGCGGGACCCGGATCCGGTGCAACGTCTTCGTGCACATCGCCGACTCCCCCGCCGAGGGCGTCGAGGAACTCCTGGAAGGGTTTTCCGCGCTGCGGCGCGGTCTGTACCGGAACACCCTCGGCATGCCGATCCCGGATTCCCCGGTGGCCCATCGCAAGACGCTGCAGAACCTCGTCGACACGGGCGGGTTCATCGTCGGCGACACCGCGACCTGCGTCAGCCGGATCCGCGATCTGCTGGACCGCGTCGGCGACCCGGTCTCGTTGAACTTCTTCGTTCCCCGGTGGGTCTCGCACAAGGCGACTCTCGAGCAGCTGACGGGTCTCGCGCACGAGGTCGTGCCCGCGCTGGCGGGCGGATACGCCGGGACCACGGAGTCCATCAGGCTCACCTCGGAAGAGGCTGGCCGCCAGCTGAAGTCCCGGACCGAGCTGGTCGGCAACGGAGGCGACAAATGA
- a CDS encoding cytochrome P450, translated as MSTTKVSLDFGSDEFLADPWQIYKELRRSEPVHWSSAFNAFLITRFDDVQELLSDRQVGSGFPMRSSRRLFGRTLLDTDGPRHRDLRKLFMPLFAGGSVKRLRTEILVPAVDQVLDSIEAEMGSRDEIDVEFMERVAVGVPYAMVTRLFGLPPEDAAWLRPRVLPLAGAIEFPATSLDSALTAKAELIEYLKDKIAAREDGARMPFLDLVFPPGEPVDESMLGTATLFLLAGTETSVATIGKIMYAVLAHDVELSALADQEYRTQVVRETLRWEPPSHTILRYATTDLTLHGVDIPRRSALLLSLGSASRDENTFEDPDTWRPERTDQRLLAFSAGPHTCLGIQLALAEFDTLFERLSLRFGGVRLGGSLDGIRKGFWRLRERGHIFRRPDHLHVRLERLNAGSSKADA; from the coding sequence ATGAGCACCACGAAGGTGAGTCTGGACTTCGGTTCGGACGAATTCCTCGCCGATCCGTGGCAGATCTACAAGGAACTCCGGCGGTCGGAACCCGTTCACTGGTCGTCGGCCTTCAACGCCTTCCTGATCACCCGGTTCGACGACGTCCAGGAATTGCTGTCGGACCGCCAGGTCGGCAGCGGGTTCCCGATGCGCAGCAGCCGCCGGTTGTTCGGCCGGACACTGCTGGACACCGACGGGCCGCGTCACCGCGATCTGCGCAAGCTGTTCATGCCGCTGTTCGCCGGTGGATCGGTGAAACGGCTGCGCACCGAGATCCTCGTTCCCGCGGTGGACCAGGTCCTCGACTCGATCGAGGCCGAAATGGGCTCCCGGGACGAGATCGACGTCGAGTTCATGGAGCGGGTCGCGGTCGGGGTGCCCTACGCGATGGTCACCCGGCTGTTCGGCCTGCCGCCGGAGGACGCGGCCTGGCTGCGCCCCCGGGTCCTTCCGCTGGCGGGCGCGATCGAGTTCCCGGCGACCTCGCTGGACTCGGCGCTCACGGCCAAGGCGGAGCTGATCGAGTACCTGAAGGACAAGATCGCCGCTCGCGAGGACGGCGCCCGGATGCCGTTCCTCGACCTGGTCTTCCCGCCGGGTGAACCGGTCGACGAGTCCATGCTGGGCACGGCGACGCTGTTCCTGCTGGCCGGAACCGAGACGAGCGTCGCCACCATCGGCAAGATCATGTACGCCGTCCTGGCGCACGACGTCGAGCTTTCGGCGCTGGCGGATCAGGAATACCGGACCCAGGTGGTGCGCGAGACCCTGCGGTGGGAGCCGCCGAGTCACACCATCCTCCGGTACGCGACCACCGACCTGACGCTGCACGGGGTGGACATTCCGCGCCGGTCCGCGCTCCTGCTCTCCCTGGGCAGCGCCAGCCGCGACGAGAACACGTTCGAGGATCCCGACACCTGGCGCCCGGAACGCACCGACCAACGGCTGCTGGCGTTCTCGGCCGGTCCGCACACGTGCCTGGGCATCCAGCTGGCCCTGGCGGAGTTCGACACGCTGTTCGAGCGGTTGTCGCTCCGGTTCGGCGGCGTCCGGCTCGGCGGCTCGCTCGACGGCATCCGGAAGGGTTTCTGGCGGCTCCGCGAGCGGGGTCACATCTTCCGGCGGCCCGACCACCTCCACGTCCGGTTGGAGCGCCTGAACGCGGGGAGCAGCAAGGCCGATGCCTGA
- a CDS encoding amino acid adenylation domain-containing protein, with amino-acid sequence MPEARPVPYELTAGLAAGSAADDRAALVVAAFAVTLCRWTAASEAAISVAGKVIRLRIDDDALVGDFLRSVRTAGDGGDGSADLEIVSADADLRSGEIRFVTEVPDAAHGFAADVATAVTELASLDGRLQDVRCIAPERRRILDALAGADSPPSGIESLFLEQVRLRPREIAVRDANVELTYEQLALAAGRYAEVLEDAGVRAGDTVLIAARRSAGEIVALLAIIRLGAAYAGFDDDAPDARLARIVGKLAPAVAVVDTATADHPVLRGLVRVDSWVPGQHPDPGSPSRAPGSEDPGRTAYIAFTSGSTGEPKGVVVPHRAVARLARTPELRTRPGDRVLRMAPLAFDASTYEIWVTLLNGATLEVFPGRLPAVRKLEKFFIEREVSVAWLTASLFRLVVKSRPQALAGLRWLLSGGEVVPHDAVTQLLESYPGLVITNGYGPTENTTFTTTHTVRSGAEVTGPLPIGRPIAGTKVFVLDRNARLVPPGGIGELYAAGAGMADGYLGDETETGKRFGHFSPDAGERLYRTGDLVRLDPDGNVLFLGRADKQIKLDGHRIETEEIGTVLAGHPGIRDAVIVVSRQPNQSLQLVAAIVVHPGAEADPRSLREFLSRQLPSYALPARWVQVDEIPLTRNGKVDEKMLIEAAAPPVPASVG; translated from the coding sequence ATGCCTGAGGCGCGCCCCGTTCCCTACGAGCTGACGGCCGGGCTCGCGGCCGGATCCGCCGCGGACGACCGCGCGGCACTGGTGGTGGCCGCGTTCGCGGTCACCCTGTGCCGGTGGACGGCCGCGAGCGAGGCCGCGATCTCGGTCGCCGGGAAGGTGATCCGGCTCCGGATCGACGACGACGCGCTCGTCGGCGACTTCCTGCGCTCGGTCCGGACGGCCGGAGACGGCGGAGACGGCTCCGCGGACCTCGAAATCGTGTCCGCGGACGCCGACCTGCGTTCCGGGGAGATCCGCTTCGTCACCGAGGTGCCGGACGCCGCGCACGGCTTCGCGGCCGACGTCGCCACCGCGGTGACCGAGCTGGCCTCGCTCGACGGCCGTCTTCAGGACGTGCGCTGCATCGCGCCGGAACGCCGCCGGATCCTCGACGCGCTGGCCGGCGCCGACAGCCCGCCGTCCGGTATCGAATCCCTGTTCCTGGAACAGGTCCGGCTCCGGCCACGGGAGATCGCGGTCCGGGACGCGAACGTCGAGCTGACCTACGAACAGCTCGCGCTCGCCGCCGGGCGGTACGCCGAGGTCCTGGAGGACGCGGGGGTCCGGGCCGGTGACACGGTGCTCATCGCGGCCCGGCGGTCGGCGGGCGAGATCGTGGCGTTGCTCGCGATCATCCGTCTCGGCGCCGCGTACGCGGGATTCGACGACGACGCGCCGGACGCCCGGTTGGCGAGGATCGTCGGCAAGCTGGCACCCGCGGTCGCGGTGGTCGACACCGCCACCGCGGATCATCCCGTCCTGCGCGGGCTCGTCCGCGTCGATTCCTGGGTTCCCGGGCAGCATCCGGATCCAGGGTCACCGAGCCGGGCACCCGGCTCCGAGGACCCGGGCCGCACGGCGTACATCGCGTTCACGTCCGGTTCCACCGGCGAACCGAAGGGCGTCGTCGTCCCGCATCGCGCGGTCGCGCGGCTCGCGCGGACACCGGAACTCCGAACGCGCCCCGGCGACCGTGTGCTGCGCATGGCGCCGCTGGCCTTCGACGCGTCGACGTACGAGATCTGGGTGACCTTGCTCAACGGCGCGACGCTGGAGGTCTTCCCCGGGAGGCTTCCGGCGGTCCGGAAGCTCGAAAAGTTCTTCATCGAACGGGAAGTCTCGGTCGCCTGGCTGACCGCCAGCCTGTTCCGGCTGGTGGTCAAGTCCCGGCCGCAGGCACTCGCCGGGCTCCGCTGGCTCTTGAGCGGCGGCGAGGTCGTCCCGCACGACGCCGTGACACAGCTGCTCGAGTCCTATCCCGGGCTGGTGATCACGAACGGCTACGGCCCCACCGAGAACACCACGTTCACGACCACGCACACCGTGCGGTCCGGCGCGGAGGTCACCGGGCCGCTTCCCATCGGCAGGCCGATCGCCGGCACCAAGGTCTTCGTCCTCGACCGGAACGCCCGTCTCGTCCCGCCCGGCGGGATCGGCGAACTGTACGCGGCCGGAGCGGGAATGGCCGACGGCTATCTCGGCGACGAGACCGAAACGGGAAAACGGTTCGGCCACTTCTCGCCGGACGCCGGCGAACGCCTGTACCGCACGGGGGATCTGGTCCGGCTCGATCCGGACGGCAACGTGCTCTTCCTCGGCCGCGCGGACAAGCAGATCAAACTCGACGGGCATCGCATCGAAACCGAGGAGATCGGCACCGTCCTCGCCGGTCACCCCGGGATCCGCGACGCCGTGATCGTCGTCTCGCGGCAACCGAACCAAAGTCTCCAGCTCGTGGCGGCCATCGTCGTGCACCCCGGTGCCGAGGCGGATCCGCGATCGTTGCGCGAGTTCCTGTCGCGTCAGCTGCCGAGCTACGCGTTACCCGCCCGCTGGGTCCAGGTCGACGAGATTCCCTTGACCCGCAACGGGAAAGTCGACGAAAAGATGCTGATCGAAGCCGCGGCCCCGCCGGTACCCGCGAGCGTCGGATGA